From the Pseudomonas baltica genome, one window contains:
- a CDS encoding LysR substrate-binding domain-containing protein has product MRIDPLPPLQNLIAFEAAVRHGSFTRAAAELHLTQSAISRQVAQLEEFLGRALFRREHKRIHLTVAGQLYAEEVHRLLTQCAEATAKVITHNGEQQLTLACSSGVAALWLGPLLGRYVDEFPAVDARLRVVDGLDSLVRAEFDLAVYFLGATSPSGLDSQLLFPESVGAYCSPDYLQGRTLTAAELLDHRLLMLEDGQRQWLSWGNWFARQGVDASIIRKRLTVNHYPVLVDMAIAGHGIVLGWRPMIDAHLRSGALVPACVERVGAVGGYYLLTPTASLPSRAARAFEKWLTGQIPA; this is encoded by the coding sequence ATGCGCATCGATCCCCTTCCCCCGCTGCAAAACCTTATCGCCTTCGAGGCCGCTGTGCGTCATGGCAGCTTCACCCGTGCGGCGGCCGAGTTGCACTTGACGCAAAGCGCCATCAGCCGCCAGGTCGCACAGCTGGAAGAGTTCCTCGGGCGGGCGCTGTTTCGCCGCGAGCACAAGCGCATTCACCTGACCGTCGCCGGCCAGCTGTATGCCGAGGAGGTGCATCGGTTGCTGACCCAATGCGCCGAAGCCACGGCCAAGGTCATCACCCACAACGGCGAGCAGCAATTGACCCTGGCGTGCTCCAGTGGCGTCGCAGCGCTGTGGCTGGGGCCGCTACTGGGCCGCTACGTGGATGAGTTTCCGGCGGTGGATGCGCGTTTACGGGTGGTCGACGGCCTTGATTCGCTGGTGCGCGCCGAATTCGACCTGGCGGTGTACTTTCTGGGCGCCACCTCGCCGTCGGGGCTGGACAGTCAGTTGCTGTTTCCCGAGTCAGTGGGTGCCTATTGTTCGCCCGACTATCTGCAAGGACGCACTCTGACGGCCGCCGAGTTGCTTGATCATCGGCTGTTGATGCTCGAAGACGGTCAACGCCAGTGGCTGTCCTGGGGCAACTGGTTCGCGCGCCAAGGCGTCGACGCCTCGATCATCCGCAAGCGGCTGACGGTCAACCATTACCCAGTGCTGGTGGACATGGCGATCGCCGGCCACGGCATCGTATTGGGCTGGCGACCAATGATCGACGCGCACCTGCGCAGTGGCGCCTTGGTCCCCGCCTGCGTCGAGAGGGTCGGCGCCGTGGGCGGTTATTACCTG
- a CDS encoding LysR family transcriptional regulator, producing the protein MSIVQDRRILYFFEAVRAGSVRAAADILNVAPSAVSRQIAQLEQELGAPLLERHRRGVKPTEAGDKVLTYYRQRLTQQEVLLDSIQALRGLQSGSVTLAVGEGFLDSLSQPLTHFSTLYPKVELIVNVCGSNELIRQVVEDEAHIGLVFNPAADNKLRSHAQHSHPVCAVVNPEHVLVDSKEPIALLGLDHYRLALPGVAYGIRQILLAAEHQEGVSLLPTLTCSTFALLKRFAMQGGVTLLPTFVVEEEIRAGALVALPLQNPVFSSPQTHLVSRLGRQLSVASSRMLQMLLQELPAFKSNSRG; encoded by the coding sequence ATGAGCATCGTCCAAGATCGTCGCATCCTGTATTTCTTCGAGGCCGTGCGCGCAGGCAGCGTGAGGGCCGCCGCCGACATCCTCAACGTCGCGCCCTCGGCGGTCAGTCGGCAGATCGCTCAGTTGGAGCAGGAGCTCGGAGCACCGCTGCTGGAGCGCCACCGTCGTGGCGTGAAGCCGACCGAAGCCGGTGACAAGGTGCTGACCTACTATCGTCAACGGCTGACGCAGCAAGAAGTACTGCTGGACTCGATCCAGGCGTTGCGCGGTCTGCAGAGTGGTTCGGTGACGCTGGCGGTGGGCGAGGGCTTCCTCGACAGTCTGTCGCAACCGCTGACGCATTTCTCGACGCTGTACCCCAAGGTCGAGCTGATCGTGAATGTCTGCGGCAGCAACGAGCTGATCCGCCAGGTGGTTGAAGACGAAGCGCATATCGGCCTGGTGTTCAATCCGGCGGCAGACAACAAGCTGCGCTCCCACGCACAGCACAGCCATCCGGTGTGCGCGGTGGTCAACCCCGAGCATGTACTGGTAGACAGCAAGGAGCCGATCGCTCTGCTGGGGCTGGACCACTATCGCCTGGCGCTGCCCGGTGTGGCCTACGGTATCCGGCAGATCCTGCTGGCGGCGGAACATCAGGAGGGTGTCAGCCTGCTGCCGACCCTGACGTGCAGCACCTTCGCCCTGCTCAAGCGCTTCGCCATGCAGGGTGGGGTGACGCTGTTGCCGACTTTTGTGGTGGAAGAGGAAATCAGGGCCGGGGCGTTGGTCGCCCTGCCCCTGCAAAACCCGGTATTCAGTAGCCCCCAGACGCACCTGGTGAGCCGCTTGGGGCGCCAGTTGAGCGTGGCGTCGAGCCGGATGTTGCAGATGCTGTTGCAGGAGTTGCCGGCGTTCAAATCCAACAGCCGCGGCTGA
- a CDS encoding NAD(P)-dependent oxidoreductase, translated as MSLKIGVIGLGNMGGGMAATLASKGFDVSGFDLAHTALEKAQAKGVKPVAEREQLIASVEVLILSLPKAEHVEAVCLGANGILALGKPGLIVVDTTTSTPEASRKVAAALKVKGIAFIDAPVSGGPKGAATGTMSMVIGAEDDDLARVMPILEGMSGTRVHIGQTGAGNVAKIANNMLTACHLISTAEALSMAAKAGVDPAKLLEGLNAGSGRSSATQAMFPTWVMNKAYDSGFTMGLMRKDVGLARDLSASLDLDLPLSRAVADLWQASSATLPDADDFCCIVERTDAPLFGRGE; from the coding sequence ATGAGCTTGAAAATCGGCGTTATCGGGCTAGGCAACATGGGCGGTGGCATGGCCGCGACGCTGGCGAGCAAAGGTTTCGACGTCAGCGGTTTCGACCTTGCCCACACCGCGCTGGAAAAGGCCCAGGCCAAGGGCGTCAAGCCCGTTGCCGAGCGCGAACAACTGATTGCCAGCGTCGAGGTGCTGATCCTTTCGTTGCCCAAGGCCGAACACGTCGAAGCCGTGTGCCTGGGCGCCAACGGCATCCTCGCGCTGGGCAAGCCGGGGTTGATCGTCGTCGATACCACCACCTCCACCCCCGAGGCGAGCCGTAAGGTTGCCGCCGCCCTTAAGGTCAAAGGCATCGCCTTTATCGACGCCCCGGTGTCCGGCGGCCCCAAAGGCGCGGCTACCGGCACCATGTCGATGGTGATCGGCGCCGAGGACGACGATCTGGCGCGCGTGATGCCGATACTCGAGGGCATGAGCGGCACCCGCGTGCACATCGGCCAGACCGGCGCCGGCAACGTCGCCAAGATCGCCAACAACATGCTCACTGCCTGCCACCTGATCAGCACCGCCGAAGCACTGAGCATGGCCGCCAAGGCCGGTGTCGACCCGGCAAAACTGCTCGAAGGCTTGAACGCCGGCTCCGGGCGCAGCAGTGCCACGCAAGCCATGTTCCCCACTTGGGTCATGAACAAGGCTTACGACTCGGGCTTCACCATGGGCCTGATGCGCAAGGACGTAGGCCTGGCCCGCGACCTCAGCGCCAGCCTCGACCTCGACCTGCCGCTGTCGCGCGCCGTCGCCGATCTATGGCAAGCGAGCAGCGCCACGCTGCCGGACGCCGATGACTTCTGCTGCATCGTTGAACGCACCGATGCCCCCCTGTTTGGCCGTGGAGAATAA
- a CDS encoding aldehyde dehydrogenase family protein produces the protein MSTQKILELMRPFWGDRSTIGSYVGGEFIDGHGAPVEVRNAHDDSLLLSFADADESLVAIADRATKAAQQQWWALTAQARGRALYQVGALIREQAESLAQIESLTANKPIRDASVEVQKVAEMFEYYAGWADKLHGEVIPVPTSHLNYVTYEPLGTVLQITPWNAPIFTCGWQLAPALAAGNAVILKPSELTPLSSLMVAVLIERAGVPKGLVNVIAGFGHSIGQAFIAKADIRKVVFVGSPATGRHIAVAAAQRCIPAVLELGGKSANIVFADADLDVALRGAQAAIFSGAGQSCVSGSRLLVQESIFEKFTQALAVAARQFKVGDPSDPQTQIGPINNAKQYRHIKTMLERALEEGATLVGADAEPIPATPGYYVNPTVLKGTNDLYCAQEEIFGPVVVAIPFKDEADAIRIANDSRFGLAGGVWTRDVGRAHRVARQVRAGTFWVNGYKTIHVSSPFGGYGESGYGRSSGLDALREYSEVKSVWVETAATPAASFGYGASLE, from the coding sequence ATGAGCACGCAAAAGATCCTTGAATTGATGCGCCCGTTCTGGGGCGACCGCAGCACTATCGGCAGTTACGTTGGCGGTGAGTTCATCGACGGTCACGGCGCGCCAGTGGAAGTACGCAACGCCCACGATGACAGCCTGCTGTTGAGCTTCGCCGATGCCGACGAGTCACTGGTCGCCATCGCCGATCGAGCCACCAAGGCCGCCCAGCAGCAGTGGTGGGCGCTGACCGCTCAAGCCCGTGGCCGCGCGCTTTACCAGGTAGGCGCGCTGATTCGCGAGCAGGCCGAGAGCCTTGCGCAAATAGAATCCCTCACCGCCAACAAGCCGATCCGCGATGCCAGCGTCGAGGTGCAGAAAGTCGCCGAGATGTTCGAGTACTACGCCGGTTGGGCCGACAAGCTGCACGGTGAAGTGATTCCGGTGCCCACCAGCCACCTCAACTACGTGACCTACGAACCGCTGGGCACGGTGTTGCAGATCACCCCCTGGAACGCGCCGATCTTCACCTGCGGCTGGCAGTTGGCGCCGGCCCTGGCCGCCGGTAACGCGGTGATCCTCAAACCGTCCGAGCTGACCCCGCTGTCGTCCTTGATGGTCGCCGTGCTGATCGAGCGCGCGGGCGTGCCCAAGGGCCTGGTCAACGTGATCGCCGGGTTCGGTCACAGCATCGGCCAGGCTTTTATCGCCAAGGCCGATATCCGCAAAGTGGTATTCGTCGGCTCGCCGGCTACCGGCCGGCACATCGCCGTCGCCGCTGCGCAGCGTTGTATCCCCGCCGTGCTGGAGCTGGGCGGCAAGTCGGCCAATATCGTCTTCGCCGATGCCGACCTCGATGTGGCCCTGCGTGGCGCGCAAGCGGCGATTTTTTCCGGTGCCGGGCAAAGCTGCGTGTCCGGTTCGCGCCTGCTGGTGCAAGAGTCGATCTTCGAGAAATTCACCCAGGCCCTCGCCGTGGCCGCCAGGCAGTTCAAGGTCGGTGACCCCAGCGATCCGCAAACGCAGATCGGCCCGATCAACAACGCCAAGCAATATCGGCACATCAAAACCATGCTCGAACGCGCGCTGGAAGAGGGCGCCACGCTGGTGGGCGCCGATGCCGAGCCGATCCCCGCCACGCCCGGTTATTACGTGAACCCTACGGTGCTCAAAGGGACTAACGATCTGTACTGCGCCCAGGAAGAGATCTTCGGTCCAGTGGTGGTAGCGATTCCGTTCAAGGACGAAGCCGACGCCATCCGCATCGCCAACGACAGCCGTTTCGGCCTCGCGGGCGGGGTATGGACCCGCGATGTCGGGCGCGCTCATCGGGTTGCCAGGCAAGTACGTGCCGGCACCTTCTGGGTCAACGGCTACAAGACCATTCACGTCAGCTCGCCGTTCGGTGGCTACGGTGAGAGCGGCTACGGCCGTTCCTCCGGCCTCGACGCGCTGCGTGAGTACAGCGAAGTGAAAAGCGTGTGGGTCGAAACCGCCGCCACGCCTGCCGCATCCTTTGGCTACGGCGCCAGCCTGGAGTAA
- a CDS encoding M20 aminoacylase family protein, translating into MTVLKNLIDDAVLWRRHFHSTPELGYQELQTSDRVAQLLESFGIEVVRGLGGTGVVGTLRNGEGPSIGIRADMDALPIQELGNAAHKSTHKGCMHACGHDGHTTILLATARHLSETRRFSGTVHFIFQPAEENLAGAQAMIDDGLFERFPMEAIYGLHNWPGVTAGHVVINPGPMMASLDTFEITLTGKGCHAAMPEKGADPIVAAAELVLGLQTITSRRLSPLDSAVVSVTQFNAGEAINVIPETAVLRGTVRCLQTPVRAKVQQLIEEFVAQLPQAFGVTGALDYTVGYPVTENDPDAAAVMRRAAIAAVGEDKVQWGCNPSMASEDFAFMLQARRGAYVWLGVDGETPSAALHNPYYDFNDAVIEPGVAVWTALVEQSLPLQ; encoded by the coding sequence ATGACTGTCCTCAAGAACTTGATCGACGACGCCGTGCTCTGGCGACGGCACTTCCACTCGACGCCCGAGCTCGGTTACCAGGAGCTGCAGACCTCCGATCGTGTCGCCCAATTGCTCGAGAGTTTCGGCATCGAAGTGGTCCGCGGCCTGGGCGGCACAGGTGTGGTCGGTACTCTGCGCAATGGCGAGGGCCCGAGCATCGGCATCCGCGCCGACATGGACGCCCTGCCGATCCAGGAGCTGGGCAACGCCGCGCACAAATCCACCCACAAAGGCTGCATGCACGCCTGCGGGCACGACGGCCACACCACCATCCTGCTGGCCACGGCGCGGCATTTGAGCGAGACGCGGCGCTTCAGCGGCACGGTGCATTTCATCTTCCAGCCCGCCGAGGAGAACCTCGCTGGCGCGCAGGCCATGATCGACGACGGACTGTTCGAGCGCTTCCCGATGGAGGCGATCTACGGTCTGCACAACTGGCCAGGCGTAACGGCCGGGCACGTGGTCATCAACCCGGGGCCGATGATGGCCTCGCTGGACACCTTCGAGATAACCCTGACCGGCAAGGGCTGCCACGCAGCGATGCCCGAAAAGGGCGCCGACCCGATCGTCGCCGCCGCCGAGTTGGTGTTGGGCTTGCAGACCATTACCTCGCGGCGTCTGTCGCCGCTGGATTCAGCGGTGGTCAGCGTGACCCAGTTCAACGCCGGCGAAGCGATCAACGTCATCCCTGAAACCGCCGTGCTGCGCGGTACGGTGCGCTGCCTGCAAACCCCGGTGCGGGCCAAGGTCCAGCAGTTGATCGAAGAATTCGTCGCTCAATTGCCGCAGGCCTTCGGCGTGACCGGTGCGCTGGATTACACCGTGGGCTACCCGGTCACCGAAAACGACCCTGACGCGGCGGCGGTCATGCGCCGGGCAGCGATCGCGGCGGTGGGTGAGGACAAGGTGCAATGGGGCTGCAATCCGTCGATGGCATCGGAGGATTTCGCCTTCATGCTCCAGGCACGGCGGGGGGCGTACGTGTGGCTGGGCGTGGATGGCGAGACGCCGTCGGCGGCGTTGCACAACCCGTATTACGACTTCAATGATGCGGTGATAGAACCGGGTGTTGCGGTGTGGACGGCGTTGGTGGAGCAGTCGTTGCCGCTGCAATGA
- a CDS encoding aldo/keto reductase: protein MNYKSLGNTGLKVSPVALGCMTYGIPDRGNHPWTLDEEKSRPLIKQAVELGINFFDTANSYSDGTSEEIVGRALRDFARRDEIVIATKVFFPLRQAPNIGGLSRKAILSEIDNSLRRLGTDYVDLYQIHRWDYHTPIEETLEALHDVVKAGKALHIGASSMYAWQFAKALHTSKANGWTPFVSMQNHLNLLNREEEREMLPLCRDQGIAVLPWSPLARGRLTRDWDESSSRADTDAFGKTLYLARTADADRQVVAAVASVAKARGVPRAQVALAWVAQSAGVTAPLVGASKPQHLEDAVAAMSLKLTSEEIDQLEASYVPHEVAGFS, encoded by the coding sequence GTGAACTACAAATCCCTTGGCAACACCGGCCTCAAGGTCTCCCCCGTAGCGCTGGGCTGCATGACTTACGGCATCCCCGATCGTGGCAACCATCCCTGGACCCTCGACGAGGAAAAGAGTCGCCCGCTGATCAAGCAGGCCGTCGAGTTGGGCATCAACTTTTTCGACACCGCCAACAGCTATTCGGATGGTACTTCGGAAGAAATCGTCGGCAGGGCCCTGCGTGATTTCGCCCGTCGCGACGAGATCGTGATCGCCACCAAAGTGTTCTTCCCGTTGCGCCAGGCGCCGAATATCGGCGGCCTGTCGCGCAAGGCGATCCTGAGCGAGATCGACAACAGCCTGCGGCGCCTCGGCACCGATTATGTCGACCTCTATCAGATCCACCGCTGGGACTATCACACCCCCATCGAAGAAACCCTCGAAGCCCTGCACGATGTGGTCAAGGCCGGCAAGGCGCTGCATATCGGCGCTTCATCGATGTATGCCTGGCAATTCGCCAAGGCCCTGCACACCTCCAAGGCCAATGGCTGGACGCCATTCGTGTCGATGCAGAATCACCTCAATCTGCTCAACCGCGAGGAAGAACGCGAGATGCTGCCGCTGTGTCGCGATCAGGGCATTGCAGTGCTGCCCTGGAGCCCGCTGGCACGCGGGCGGCTGACGCGGGATTGGGATGAGAGCAGCAGCCGTGCCGACACCGATGCGTTCGGCAAGACGCTGTATCTGGCGCGTACCGCCGACGCCGATCGGCAAGTGGTCGCGGCGGTCGCCAGTGTAGCCAAGGCGCGCGGCGTGCCAAGGGCGCAGGTCGCGTTAGCCTGGGTGGCGCAATCAGCCGGGGTGACCGCGCCGCTGGTGGGTGCGAGCAAACCGCAGCACCTGGAAGATGCCGTAGCAGCGATGTCGCTGAAGTTGACGAGTGAAGAGATCGACCAGCTTGAGGCATCCTACGTGCCGCATGAGGTCGCGGGGTTTAGCTGA
- a CDS encoding RidA family protein: MPDRQIIIPEAMTSLVERAGYAPAVRVGATLFCAGQVGRTADLEVIIDPEQQFVAAWANLLSVLDAGGCRFEDVVDMTTYHIDMARHMPLFREVKNRTFPRGLCAWTCIGVAELAHPGLLVEIKCIAVQRNPLS; encoded by the coding sequence ATGCCGGACCGTCAAATCATCATCCCCGAGGCCATGACGTCGTTGGTCGAGCGCGCCGGTTATGCCCCGGCCGTGCGAGTCGGCGCGACATTGTTTTGTGCCGGCCAAGTGGGGCGCACGGCCGATCTGGAAGTCATCATCGATCCGGAGCAGCAGTTTGTCGCCGCCTGGGCAAACCTGCTCAGCGTACTCGACGCCGGCGGCTGCCGTTTCGAGGACGTGGTCGACATGACCACTTATCACATCGACATGGCGCGCCACATGCCGCTGTTTCGCGAGGTCAAAAACCGGACGTTCCCCCGCGGCTTGTGCGCCTGGACTTGCATTGGCGTGGCCGAACTGGCGCATCCGGGCCTGCTGGTCGAGATCAAGTGCATCGCGGTGCAGCGCAACCCTCTTAGCTGA
- a CDS encoding cupin domain-containing protein: MQEHDFLQLLADEGFGTPVVVEREPLGTLDEHAHPFEAKALVLHGSLRIRTATGERTYAVGDVFHLQRDEPHSEVFGEEGVRYRVGRKQT; encoded by the coding sequence ATGCAAGAACACGACTTTCTCCAATTGCTCGCCGACGAGGGCTTCGGCACCCCCGTGGTGGTCGAGCGTGAGCCCCTGGGCACGCTTGACGAGCATGCGCATCCGTTCGAAGCCAAGGCGTTGGTGCTGCACGGCAGTCTGCGTATCCGTACTGCCACGGGCGAGCGGACCTATGCCGTGGGTGACGTTTTCCATCTGCAGCGAGATGAGCCGCATTCGGAAGTGTTCGGGGAGGAGGGCGTACGGTATCGTGTGGGGCGCAAGCAAACCTAG
- a CDS encoding LysE family translocator gives MSIADNLLAFTFAATVLTLTPGLDTALILRTATVEGKQQALRAVLGINVGCLLWGAAVAFGLGALIAVSELAFNVLKYCGAAYLCWLGLNMLMRPRTSLSALETQARPRSNWFIRGMTGNLLNPKIGIFYVSFLPQFIPAGQSPVIWTFGLVGIHLLIGLIWSSILIGATQPLAGVLRREKVVTWMDRTTGMIFVMFAARLALSKR, from the coding sequence ATGTCCATCGCCGACAACCTCCTCGCCTTCACCTTCGCCGCCACCGTGTTGACCCTCACGCCCGGCCTTGATACTGCCCTGATCCTGCGAACCGCCACGGTAGAAGGCAAACAGCAGGCCCTGCGCGCAGTGTTGGGCATCAACGTGGGCTGCCTGTTGTGGGGCGCTGCCGTGGCCTTCGGCCTGGGTGCCCTGATTGCCGTCTCCGAGTTGGCGTTCAACGTCCTGAAGTATTGCGGCGCGGCCTACCTGTGCTGGCTCGGATTGAATATGCTGATGCGCCCACGCACCTCGCTGTCTGCCTTGGAAACGCAGGCCAGGCCGCGCTCCAATTGGTTTATCCGAGGCATGACCGGCAACCTGCTGAACCCCAAGATAGGCATTTTTTACGTGTCGTTTCTGCCGCAATTCATTCCGGCCGGTCAGTCGCCGGTGATCTGGACGTTTGGCCTGGTGGGGATTCATCTGCTGATCGGATTGATCTGGTCGTCGATATTGATCGGCGCCACCCAGCCGCTGGCCGGCGTGCTGCGGCGCGAAAAGGTGGTCACCTGGATGGATCGCACGACGGGGATGATTTTCGTGATGTTTGCGGCGAGATTGGCGTTGAGCAAGCGTTGA
- a CDS encoding methyl-accepting chemotaxis protein: protein MIAQLVRRIGSASSDLQQAAAGSSQVAHNMNDAAGRQREAVELVSTAFNEMVATANEVARSASQAASSADAGYRDVHDGQQHIGEATGSVMQLSDNLQQSTQTMQALEQDSKNINTILDTIRSIAEQTNLLALNAAIEAARAGDQGRGFAVVADEVRALARRTADSTGEIDSLLGNLARRTQEVTRQMQGSVQMSQTSVERIQLARDSFDKIRHSVDSIRDQNTQIATAAEEQHQVAEDINRHIAQIHADAQLVEELAHSAQSDSDRLTGISGELNELVGRFKY, encoded by the coding sequence ATGATCGCCCAACTGGTGCGGCGTATCGGCAGCGCCTCGTCCGACCTGCAACAGGCCGCTGCCGGCAGTAGCCAGGTCGCCCACAACATGAACGACGCCGCCGGGCGTCAGCGCGAGGCCGTCGAGCTGGTCAGCACCGCCTTCAACGAGATGGTCGCCACCGCCAACGAAGTGGCCCGCTCCGCCAGCCAGGCTGCGTCCAGCGCTGATGCGGGCTACCGCGACGTGCACGATGGCCAGCAGCACATCGGCGAAGCCACCGGCAGCGTCATGCAACTGAGCGACAACCTGCAGCAATCGACCCAGACCATGCAGGCGCTCGAGCAGGACAGCAAGAACATCAACACCATCCTCGACACCATTCGTTCGATCGCCGAGCAAACCAACCTGCTGGCGCTCAACGCCGCCATCGAGGCCGCCCGCGCGGGTGATCAGGGCCGCGGTTTCGCCGTGGTCGCCGACGAAGTCCGGGCCCTGGCGCGGCGCACCGCCGACTCCACCGGCGAGATCGACAGCCTGCTCGGCAACCTGGCACGGCGCACCCAGGAAGTGACCAGGCAGATGCAAGGCAGCGTGCAGATGTCGCAGACCAGCGTCGAGCGCATCCAGCTGGCCCGCGACAGCTTCGACAAGATCCGCCATTCGGTGGATTCGATTCGCGATCAGAACACACAGATCGCCACGGCGGCCGAGGAGCAGCATCAGGTGGCCGAAGACATCAACCGCCATATCGCGCAGATTCATGCCGATGCGCAGTTGGTGGAAGAGCTGGCGCATTCGGCGCAGAGCGATTCGGATCGGTTGACGGGGATTAGCGGGGAGTTGAATGAGTTGGTAGGGCGGTTCAAGTATTGA
- a CDS encoding fumarylacetoacetate hydrolase family protein has protein sequence MQDADFDPSATASILAQAWSSGDLLTALAAGNKPETLEQGYAAQDHLFQLAGGTRAGWKLGVGSPAAMRGANLSRPLVGQLERARLHSSGVQLSLPAYTPVTIECEIAFVLDRDLPPLPGRKIDAADIRSTCVTFEVVRSRFVDRKTVGWPSFIADNVGFEALVVGQTLCQGLDPEVMRQLAENVVVYLNGEPRAKGLFDDTATDPLNSLAALYEHAAQRGETLRAGDIITTGAMCEPFDISGPGHKLAARYFDNELMFSF, from the coding sequence ATGCAAGACGCTGATTTCGACCCGAGCGCCACCGCCTCGATCCTCGCACAGGCCTGGAGCAGTGGCGACTTGTTGACCGCACTGGCGGCCGGCAACAAACCCGAGACCCTGGAGCAGGGCTATGCCGCTCAGGACCATCTGTTCCAACTGGCCGGCGGCACCCGCGCGGGTTGGAAGCTTGGCGTCGGCAGCCCGGCGGCCATGCGCGGGGCCAACCTGTCGCGGCCGCTGGTCGGGCAGCTCGAGCGCGCACGGCTGCACAGCAGTGGCGTGCAGCTGAGCCTGCCGGCCTATACCCCGGTAACCATTGAATGCGAAATCGCCTTCGTGCTCGATCGCGACTTGCCGCCGCTGCCCGGACGAAAAATCGACGCCGCCGATATTCGCAGCACCTGTGTGACCTTCGAGGTCGTGCGCTCGCGTTTCGTCGACCGCAAGACCGTGGGCTGGCCAAGCTTTATCGCCGACAACGTCGGCTTCGAGGCCCTGGTGGTCGGTCAAACCCTGTGTCAGGGCCTTGATCCAGAAGTCATGCGCCAGTTGGCGGAAAACGTGGTCGTCTATCTCAATGGCGAACCCCGGGCCAAAGGCCTGTTCGACGACACCGCGACCGATCCGCTCAATTCCCTGGCAGCGTTGTACGAACATGCCGCGCAACGCGGCGAAACGCTGAGGGCCGGTGACATCATCACCACCGGTGCCATGTGCGAGCCATTCGACATCAGTGGTCCAGGCCACAAACTGGCGGCCCGCTACTTCGATAACGAGCTGATGTTTTCGTTTTGA
- a CDS encoding alpha/beta hydrolase, which yields MADAIPELFPGFAPLQVNTSDVAFKGVIGGAGPPLLLLHGYPQTHVTWRYIAPRLARYFTVIAPDLPGYGASRTVADQPRWSKRRVAQALVEMMEQLGHSRFAVVGHDRGARAGYRMALDHPQRVTRYASLTVMPTLDVWEAMDKPFALANFHWFFLAQPFDLPERLLAVDPEAFIKNALSKMAGDLANIDPQALDAYVTAFRQPSVRHAMCEDYRAAANEDTEHDAADRAAGRQLPCPVLVLWPKTYAGAHSPLAIWGKWARDVRGEAIKGGHLQPEESPDEVMKALLPFLLDWSSPPGLSGEERPA from the coding sequence ATGGCTGACGCTATCCCCGAACTGTTCCCCGGCTTTGCGCCATTGCAGGTCAATACCAGCGATGTGGCCTTCAAGGGCGTGATCGGCGGTGCCGGGCCGCCACTGCTGTTGCTGCATGGCTATCCGCAAACTCACGTCACGTGGCGCTATATCGCCCCACGGCTCGCCCGCTATTTCACCGTTATCGCCCCGGATCTGCCGGGTTATGGCGCCAGCCGCACCGTGGCCGATCAGCCGCGCTGGAGCAAACGGCGCGTCGCGCAAGCGCTGGTCGAGATGATGGAACAGCTCGGCCACTCACGCTTCGCGGTCGTGGGCCACGACCGTGGTGCTCGCGCGGGCTACCGGATGGCGCTGGATCACCCGCAGCGAGTCACGCGCTATGCCTCGCTGACCGTGATGCCGACCCTGGATGTCTGGGAGGCAATGGACAAGCCGTTTGCGCTGGCCAATTTCCATTGGTTCTTTCTGGCTCAGCCCTTCGACCTGCCGGAGCGCCTGCTGGCCGTCGACCCGGAGGCTTTTATCAAGAACGCCTTGAGCAAGATGGCCGGGGACCTGGCTAACATCGATCCGCAGGCATTGGACGCCTATGTCACAGCGTTTCGCCAGCCCTCGGTCCGGCATGCCATGTGTGAAGATTATCGAGCAGCGGCCAACGAAGACACGGAACATGACGCCGCCGACCGCGCTGCCGGCCGCCAACTGCCATGCCCGGTGCTGGTGTTATGGCCGAAGACTTACGCGGGCGCGCACTCCCCGTTGGCCATCTGGGGCAAATGGGCGCGGGATGTGCGGGGCGAGGCGATAAAGGGCGGGCATCTTCAACCTGAAGAATCGCCAGATGAAGTCATGAAGGCGCTGTTGCCGTTTTTGCTCGACTGGTCCTCGCCGCCGGGTTTATCCGGCGAGGAGCGGCCAGCATGA